A single genomic interval of Terriglobus albidus harbors:
- a CDS encoding ArnT family glycosyltransferase, translating to MAVYFASLFSPPLLDDADATHAQAAAAMARTGDYVTLYVNGIRYLEKAALPYWLVAVDYRIFGLNAFATHLPLALGVAMLAALAYRWGKHAISQTAGFYASLATLTTAGIFLFTRIFIPEVLLSFFLCASLYCLLRGLEKARVGYFYGMWIGLALAVMTKGLIGLVFPMSAVMIYLAITGEWRRWRELRFVTGGVLFLAIAAPWHILAGLRNTGGMNGHGFFWFYFINEHVLRFLGERYPKDYNKLPGYLFWLLHLVWLFPWSLFLPVTLRDLWTNRSRYLRPYSFHQRSVLLLGIYAAIILVFFSISTNQEYYTFPAYLPILLLIAFSLARREDNALRGHLVTAAHVVFAMLGFLIAGALFYGLWSSRNLPFEPSIGDLLAHRAVGDYTLSMSHFFDLTGASFAALRLPAALAMLAFAFGPAVAWNLRLHKRNTAAFSTMGFTTALFLVAAHIALMRFGSMLSCKQLADTANDLVASRRIEGNYQLMLYGDQSYGSSVIFYTNRQALLVEGRSSSLIFGSTFPDAPHIFLSSQDLLQTWGQGVRHLLFVPEEHHNDVEQLLKGRYVLLKETAGNTLLTDRPLN from the coding sequence GTGGCAGTATATTTTGCAAGCCTGTTCTCTCCACCGTTGCTTGACGACGCTGACGCTACTCACGCTCAGGCCGCCGCCGCTATGGCTCGCACCGGCGACTACGTCACCCTATACGTCAACGGCATCCGCTATCTGGAAAAGGCTGCTCTGCCCTATTGGCTGGTCGCGGTCGATTATCGCATCTTCGGCCTGAACGCATTTGCCACGCACCTTCCGCTGGCCCTTGGCGTAGCGATGCTGGCTGCTCTCGCCTATCGCTGGGGGAAGCACGCGATCTCGCAGACAGCGGGCTTTTACGCCTCTCTGGCGACGCTCACTACGGCCGGCATCTTTCTCTTCACGCGCATCTTCATCCCAGAGGTGCTGCTCTCATTCTTCCTTTGCGCCTCTCTCTACTGCCTATTACGTGGCCTTGAGAAAGCACGCGTCGGCTACTTCTACGGCATGTGGATTGGTCTCGCACTCGCCGTTATGACCAAGGGGCTCATCGGCCTGGTCTTCCCCATGAGCGCGGTGATGATCTATCTGGCGATCACCGGCGAGTGGCGCCGCTGGCGCGAGCTCCGCTTTGTTACCGGCGGCGTTCTTTTCCTCGCCATCGCCGCCCCCTGGCACATCCTCGCCGGTCTTCGAAACACCGGCGGCATGAACGGACACGGCTTCTTCTGGTTCTACTTCATCAACGAGCACGTGCTCCGTTTCCTCGGCGAGCGCTACCCGAAGGACTACAACAAGCTGCCCGGCTACCTCTTCTGGCTGCTGCACCTGGTCTGGCTCTTCCCCTGGTCGCTCTTCCTTCCCGTCACCCTGCGCGATCTGTGGACCAACCGTTCCAGATATCTGCGTCCGTACAGCTTCCATCAGCGGTCAGTGCTTCTACTCGGCATCTACGCCGCCATCATCCTGGTCTTCTTCTCCATCTCCACCAACCAGGAGTACTACACTTTCCCGGCCTATCTGCCAATCCTTCTGCTTATCGCCTTCTCGCTTGCCCGGCGCGAAGATAACGCCCTGCGCGGGCACCTGGTCACCGCAGCACATGTTGTCTTTGCCATGCTCGGCTTCCTGATCGCAGGAGCTCTCTTCTACGGCCTGTGGAGCTCACGTAACCTCCCCTTCGAGCCCAGCATCGGAGACCTTCTGGCCCATCGCGCCGTCGGAGACTACACGCTCTCCATGTCGCACTTCTTCGACCTGACCGGGGCCTCCTTTGCCGCCCTGCGGCTACCCGCCGCCCTGGCCATGCTGGCCTTCGCCTTCGGTCCGGCTGTGGCCTGGAATCTCCGCCTGCACAAGCGGAACACGGCCGCCTTCTCCACCATGGGATTCACCACGGCGCTCTTCCTGGTAGCCGCGCACATCGCCCTCATGCGCTTCGGCTCCATGCTGAGCTGCAAACAACTGGCAGACACGGCCAATGATCTCGTCGCTTCCCGACGCATCGAAGGCAACTATCAGTTGATGCTGTACGGCGACCAGTCCTATGGCTCTTCGGTCATCTTCTATACCAACCGCCAGGCACTGCTGGTCGAAGGCCGCTCCAGCTCGCTGATCTTCGGCAGCACTTTCCCCGATGCACCGCATATCTTCCTCTCCTCACAGGATCTGCTGCAGACGTGGGGACAGGGGGTGCGCCATCTCCTCTTCGTTCCTGAAGAACACCACAACGACGTAGAGCAACTTCTCAAGGGACGCTACGTCCTGTTGAAAGAGACCGCCGGCAATACGCTGCTAACCGACCGGCCGCTCAATTGA
- a CDS encoding Ppx/GppA phosphatase family protein produces MPTFAAIDIGSNSCRLKIAAVQMHKLKTLYEDREVTRLGESVFETGVISPEAMATTIRALKRFHKAVQAHVVDKVRVVATSATRDARNAAAFSAWVKSATGWSLEVISGLEEGRLIHLGVATLEPGARGRCLMIDLGGGSCEITNSEHGRIKSMVSTPLGAVRLQQEFLHSDPTSKEDLAQLERFIHRELLRAEKKLGPVRVPLVIATSGTAAALAEASAALFKKRASRAKTKALEADTVSVRKVAHMLAKMTNAERVQVPGIGPKRSEIIIGGAYVYAQLLERLGLKGFRYSPLGLRDGVLAQMLAETDIRADVHQQMEVERWNGIRELCRRYGVDPRRNEPVRAHVAQLFDALHVVHELPPEYRLWLEAAAMMQDVGKYMNHQGHHRHTQYILANSEIYGFSPEQRAIVSAIARYLGKSRPDAIDRVLRAVPVEEHSAVARAVSLLRLAVGLNQDRVSAAVRLRIKVYPKRVLLDLSAARGSAELEVWSLRKEADYFREVFRRELAVEAV; encoded by the coding sequence ATGCCGACCTTTGCAGCTATCGATATCGGGTCCAACTCCTGCCGGCTGAAGATCGCCGCCGTACAGATGCATAAGCTCAAGACGCTGTATGAGGACCGAGAGGTGACGCGTCTGGGCGAAAGTGTCTTCGAGACGGGAGTGATTTCGCCGGAGGCGATGGCCACTACTATCCGGGCCCTGAAGCGTTTTCATAAGGCGGTGCAGGCCCATGTTGTGGATAAAGTGCGGGTCGTGGCCACCTCCGCCACGCGTGATGCCCGCAATGCAGCCGCCTTTTCGGCCTGGGTCAAATCGGCCACAGGATGGAGCCTGGAGGTAATTTCAGGCCTGGAAGAAGGCCGTCTGATCCATCTTGGAGTAGCTACGCTGGAACCAGGGGCGCGGGGCAGGTGCCTGATGATCGATCTTGGCGGCGGAAGCTGCGAGATTACCAACAGCGAGCACGGCCGCATCAAGTCGATGGTGAGCACTCCGCTGGGAGCGGTGCGGTTGCAGCAGGAGTTTCTGCACAGCGATCCGACCAGCAAGGAAGACCTGGCGCAACTGGAACGCTTTATCCATCGTGAGCTGCTCCGCGCTGAAAAGAAGCTCGGCCCAGTGCGTGTGCCTCTCGTGATTGCGACCAGCGGCACGGCAGCGGCACTGGCTGAGGCTTCCGCGGCACTGTTCAAGAAGCGAGCTTCACGCGCGAAGACAAAGGCTCTGGAAGCCGATACGGTAAGCGTCCGTAAGGTGGCGCACATGCTGGCGAAGATGACCAATGCAGAACGGGTGCAGGTGCCCGGCATCGGACCGAAGCGCAGTGAGATCATCATCGGCGGAGCCTATGTGTATGCCCAGTTGCTGGAGCGATTGGGCCTGAAGGGCTTCCGTTACTCGCCGCTGGGGCTTCGTGACGGTGTTCTGGCTCAGATGCTGGCCGAAACGGACATTCGTGCCGACGTGCACCAGCAGATGGAGGTTGAGCGCTGGAACGGCATCCGCGAGCTCTGCCGCCGCTATGGCGTCGATCCAAGGAGAAACGAGCCCGTCCGGGCGCATGTGGCGCAGCTCTTCGACGCGCTGCATGTGGTGCATGAGCTTCCGCCTGAGTACCGGTTATGGCTGGAGGCAGCGGCCATGATGCAGGACGTCGGCAAGTACATGAACCACCAGGGACATCACCGGCACACGCAATATATCCTGGCGAACTCGGAAATCTACGGTTTCTCGCCGGAACAGCGGGCGATTGTCAGTGCCATTGCGCGGTACCTGGGGAAGAGCCGTCCGGACGCGATCGACCGGGTGTTGCGTGCAGTTCCTGTGGAAGAACACAGCGCGGTGGCGCGTGCGGTAAGCCTGCTGCGGCTTGCGGTCGGCCTGAACCAGGACCGCGTTTCGGCCGCCGTAAGGCTCCGTATCAAGGTCTACCCGAAGCGTGTCCTGCTCGACCTGTCGGCAGCGCGCGGAAGTGCGGAGCTGGAGGTATGGTCGCTGCGTAAAGAAGCTGACTACTTCCGCGAGGTCTTTCGCCGCGAGCTGGCTGTCGAGGCCGTATAG
- a CDS encoding SixA phosphatase family protein, which translates to MNLYVLRHASAGTRRVNPLLDTRRPLDKEGKKQCLQLGHVLNSMRLHFDLIVSSPLKRSLQTASLVGMETGYEASVLLSNALAPGATFADFQKLLSECGEAENLLVVGHNPNLTTFLGSLIALPKPARIRLRKGSIARVSYDRGAGTLQWLLDPRTVRTLYTASTASSRRKTSRK; encoded by the coding sequence ATGAATCTTTACGTCCTCCGTCACGCCAGCGCCGGCACCCGCCGCGTCAACCCGCTGCTCGATACTCGCCGCCCTCTCGACAAAGAGGGCAAGAAGCAGTGTCTGCAACTCGGCCACGTGCTCAACAGCATGCGGCTGCACTTTGACCTCATCGTCTCCAGCCCGCTGAAGCGCAGCCTGCAGACTGCTTCGCTCGTTGGCATGGAGACCGGTTATGAGGCCTCGGTTCTGCTCTCGAATGCTCTGGCTCCCGGAGCCACCTTTGCCGACTTTCAGAAGCTGCTCAGCGAGTGCGGAGAGGCCGAGAATCTCCTGGTCGTGGGGCACAATCCCAATCTCACAACCTTTCTCGGCTCTCTTATTGCGCTGCCGAAGCCGGCACGGATCAGGCTGCGCAAAGGCTCGATCGCTCGTGTGAGCTACGACCGGGGCGCCGGCACCCTGCAGTGGCTGCTCGATCCGCGCACCGTACGCACCCTCTATACGGCCTCGACAGCCAGCTCGCGGCGAAAGACCTCGCGGAAGTAG
- a CDS encoding IS481 family transposase, with protein sequence MAWRKVEVEAQRLRFVEAAMIGERSFSSLCVEYEISRPTGYLWLKRYREHGAAGMQEASRRPLLSPRQSPAELEEQIVSLRRQHPDWGARKLRVLLGRSGVKVPSSTVHRVLRRHGLIHRLDSHPQATGSFCREAPNQLWQMDFKSPKGWNAHLGPLSVLDDHSRYALVLEQLSSGEGLVVQQRLDKAFSDCGLPEAMLMDHGQPWWNAQSPGGWTQLSVWLMRLGIRLYFSGVRHPQTQGKVERFHGALERARRRCGPMDTPPGQSWLDRFREEYNHVRPHEALDMETPADHWHPSQREYTEPRNPAYAPDAEVRELNSNGALWLDGRSWQVAGALAHQPVRLARIDQRILIFYGDTPIRELDLTGQGSTIVEPCPANSLNL encoded by the coding sequence ATGGCATGGAGGAAGGTGGAAGTGGAAGCGCAGCGATTGCGGTTTGTGGAGGCGGCGATGATTGGAGAGCGATCGTTTTCGTCTCTGTGTGTGGAGTACGAGATTAGCCGTCCGACGGGTTATCTGTGGCTGAAGCGATACCGTGAGCATGGAGCGGCCGGCATGCAGGAAGCCAGCCGCAGGCCTCTGCTGAGTCCCCGTCAGAGCCCTGCCGAGTTGGAAGAGCAGATCGTGTCTTTACGGCGCCAGCATCCTGACTGGGGTGCACGTAAGCTTCGCGTTCTGCTCGGCCGATCTGGGGTGAAGGTGCCATCGTCGACCGTACATCGAGTGTTGCGTCGGCACGGTCTGATCCACCGGCTGGACAGCCATCCACAGGCCACTGGCAGCTTCTGTCGCGAGGCGCCTAATCAGCTCTGGCAGATGGATTTCAAAAGCCCTAAGGGATGGAACGCGCATCTTGGCCCCTTATCCGTGTTGGATGACCACAGCCGCTATGCCTTGGTGTTGGAGCAACTGTCCTCGGGTGAAGGTCTCGTCGTCCAACAGAGGCTGGATAAGGCGTTCTCTGACTGTGGGTTGCCCGAGGCCATGCTGATGGATCACGGCCAGCCCTGGTGGAACGCGCAGTCACCAGGAGGATGGACGCAGCTATCCGTGTGGCTGATGCGGCTGGGCATCCGGCTGTACTTCTCCGGAGTCCGCCACCCGCAGACCCAGGGTAAGGTGGAACGCTTCCACGGTGCCCTGGAGCGGGCACGGAGAAGGTGCGGGCCGATGGATACGCCGCCTGGCCAGTCATGGCTGGACCGCTTCCGGGAAGAGTACAACCATGTTCGTCCCCATGAAGCGCTGGACATGGAAACGCCAGCAGACCACTGGCACCCCAGCCAGCGAGAGTACACCGAACCACGTAACCCCGCGTATGCCCCGGATGCCGAAGTGCGCGAGCTCAACAGCAACGGAGCGCTCTGGCTGGACGGACGCAGCTGGCAGGTAGCCGGAGCCCTGGCTCATCAGCCTGTCCGTCTCGCTCGCATCGATCAACGCATCCTGATCTTCTACGGTGACACGCCCATCCGGGAACTCGACCTCACGGGGCAGGGTTCCACGATCGTGGAACCCTGCCCCGCAAACTCACTCAATCTGTAA
- a CDS encoding IS630 family transposase, which yields MGQTGLARSQKKAHRLKAWLVFLDESGFLLAPLVRRSWAPSGQTPVIYQRGRHHKKVSAIAALCVSPERDEVRLYFRLYPGGDVDSTRVIDFLRALNHELAVNWCLIWDRLNAHRSKQTSRWLAGAQRLRTSFFPPYAPELNPVEYLWSWTKINPLANRAFFDIDDLAVEARHAARSLQHKQSLLRSFVQHSPLLLRLK from the coding sequence ATGGGTCAAACAGGACTGGCCCGCTCTCAAAAAAAAGCGCACCGGCTGAAAGCCTGGCTGGTTTTTCTCGATGAGAGCGGCTTTTTGCTGGCTCCCTTGGTGCGGCGCAGTTGGGCTCCTTCCGGCCAAACACCGGTGATCTATCAGCGCGGACGGCATCACAAGAAAGTCTCTGCTATCGCTGCACTATGTGTTTCTCCGGAGCGTGACGAGGTTCGACTCTACTTCCGTCTCTATCCGGGAGGCGATGTCGATTCCACACGCGTGATCGACTTCCTGCGCGCACTCAACCACGAGTTGGCCGTCAACTGGTGCTTGATCTGGGACAGGCTCAATGCCCACCGCTCCAAGCAAACCAGCCGGTGGCTTGCCGGTGCACAACGCCTGCGGACCTCCTTCTTCCCTCCCTATGCTCCTGAGCTAAACCCGGTCGAGTATCTCTGGTCATGGACCAAGATCAATCCCCTCGCCAACCGCGCCTTCTTCGACATAGACGACTTGGCGGTTGAAGCAAGACATGCCGCCCGATCCTTGCAACACAAACAATCCCTGCTACGATCCTTCGTGCAACACAGCCCTCTTCTTCTACGCCTCAAATAG
- a CDS encoding IS630 family transposase — protein sequence MMRPVGSPEELERKRQRAITLIEQGITQAEIARVLGVEPRSVRRWKHAWTEGGREALGATRATGRPPRLSARDRQKLEKQLLKGAVSAGFPTDLWTCPRVADYIERTFGVQYHVDHVCRLLHGMHWSPQKPVRKAVERDEEAIQQWVKQDWPALKKKRTG from the coding sequence ATGATGCGTCCAGTCGGCAGTCCGGAGGAGTTGGAGCGCAAGCGTCAACGCGCGATCACACTCATCGAACAAGGCATTACCCAAGCTGAGATCGCGCGTGTTCTGGGAGTAGAGCCGCGCAGCGTGCGGCGTTGGAAGCATGCGTGGACCGAAGGAGGCCGTGAGGCGTTAGGGGCGACTCGGGCGACCGGCAGGCCACCGCGTCTGAGCGCGAGGGACCGGCAAAAGCTGGAGAAGCAACTTCTCAAGGGGGCTGTCTCTGCTGGTTTTCCGACTGATCTATGGACTTGTCCCCGGGTAGCCGACTACATCGAGCGAACCTTCGGGGTTCAATACCATGTCGATCATGTTTGCCGCCTGTTGCATGGGATGCACTGGAGTCCACAAAAGCCAGTCCGCAAAGCTGTTGAACGCGATGAAGAGGCGATCCAGCAATGGGTCAAACAGGACTGGCCCGCTCTCAAAAAAAAGCGCACCGGCTGA
- a CDS encoding M1 family metallopeptidase — protein MRKTLFLALLSLATALGAQTSIATNSPTPLSERVVQYTIDAQIDPVKHTVDASETLTYRNLTGQRLTNFPFHLYLNAFQQQSTFARETAESGGFREVEREYPEHRRGEIRIVSVTADGFGDLTSAQRFTAPDDGNTADHTVMEIPLPHPLEPGETITFHIAFHDKFPESIARNGYKRDFMMGGQWFPKVGVFWHGAWNCHQYHATTEFFSDFGSYNVKLTVPENYTVGTTGVSTGITHSGGRKTMSFYAEDVHDFAWAASPHFTETTETYLSAMGPVRIRVLALKSHPQAGPRYAAILRQTMAKFEQWYGPYPYKQITVIDPEPGSAMEGMEYPTLITGGTDWWEPSWLHLLEVTAEHEFGHQYWYGMVATNEFEEAWLDEGINSYTEVKVIESLFGKDKGILGGTYASAGERDLQRYEYTFVPDYDPMTRFAYQFYDERSYGGVTYGKTATALLTLEGIIGEDTMREAVHQYFTKYRFKHPTAKDFLQEIENTAIAKNRVYHIAQPSGSFCGTCAHAAAIEVAPALHAYFQQAIYGTAVLDYAVDSVTTQPFEWWKPEPADPKQTDYLSTVVLHRKGDFILPVSAEVIFDNGLHSQLWWDGSDRWQKFTFKQRGAKVVSVEIDPNHTVLLDKDRFNNSYQVTPHGTAARKLTAIILFLEQCLSQVATWIV, from the coding sequence ATGAGAAAGACCCTCTTCCTTGCTCTGCTTTCTCTTGCCACTGCGCTCGGTGCACAGACATCCATTGCGACCAACTCGCCTACGCCCTTATCCGAACGCGTGGTGCAGTACACCATCGACGCACAGATCGACCCGGTAAAACACACCGTTGACGCCAGCGAAACCCTCACGTATCGCAACCTTACTGGCCAGCGGCTGACGAACTTCCCCTTCCATCTCTACCTCAATGCGTTTCAGCAGCAGTCCACCTTCGCACGAGAGACTGCGGAGAGTGGCGGCTTCCGCGAAGTAGAGCGTGAGTATCCCGAACATCGCCGCGGCGAGATCCGTATCGTCTCCGTTACTGCCGATGGCTTCGGTGACCTGACCTCGGCACAACGCTTCACCGCGCCCGACGATGGCAACACCGCCGATCACACTGTGATGGAGATTCCGCTGCCTCATCCTCTCGAGCCTGGCGAGACCATCACCTTCCACATCGCGTTTCACGACAAGTTTCCGGAGTCCATCGCACGCAACGGCTACAAGCGCGACTTCATGATGGGCGGCCAGTGGTTCCCAAAAGTCGGTGTCTTCTGGCATGGCGCGTGGAACTGCCATCAGTACCACGCGACCACCGAATTCTTCTCTGACTTCGGCTCCTACAACGTAAAGCTCACCGTACCTGAGAACTACACCGTCGGCACTACAGGCGTCTCCACCGGTATCACCCACAGCGGCGGAAGAAAGACGATGTCGTTCTACGCGGAAGATGTCCACGACTTCGCATGGGCTGCCTCACCGCACTTTACTGAGACCACAGAGACGTATCTCTCAGCCATGGGCCCTGTCCGCATCCGTGTCCTTGCCCTCAAATCGCATCCCCAGGCCGGACCACGATATGCCGCCATTCTCCGCCAGACCATGGCGAAGTTTGAACAGTGGTACGGCCCTTATCCATACAAGCAGATAACAGTGATCGACCCCGAACCGGGCTCCGCAATGGAAGGCATGGAGTACCCCACGCTTATCACTGGAGGAACCGACTGGTGGGAGCCTTCATGGCTTCACTTGCTTGAGGTCACGGCAGAACACGAGTTCGGCCATCAGTACTGGTACGGCATGGTCGCTACCAATGAGTTCGAAGAAGCCTGGCTTGATGAAGGCATCAACTCCTACACCGAGGTCAAGGTCATCGAATCGCTCTTCGGGAAAGACAAAGGCATTCTCGGCGGAACCTATGCCAGTGCCGGGGAACGCGATCTGCAACGCTACGAATACACCTTTGTCCCTGACTACGACCCAATGACGCGCTTCGCCTATCAGTTCTACGATGAGCGCTCGTACGGCGGCGTTACTTACGGTAAGACCGCTACAGCCCTGCTCACGCTTGAGGGCATCATTGGCGAAGACACCATGCGCGAAGCCGTGCATCAGTACTTCACCAAGTATCGCTTCAAGCATCCCACCGCCAAGGACTTCCTGCAGGAGATAGAAAACACAGCCATTGCAAAGAACCGTGTGTACCACATTGCGCAACCCTCCGGTTCGTTCTGCGGTACCTGTGCTCACGCGGCTGCCATCGAGGTCGCTCCGGCTCTGCACGCTTACTTCCAGCAGGCCATCTACGGTACCGCGGTTCTCGACTACGCTGTCGATTCAGTCACCACACAACCATTCGAATGGTGGAAGCCAGAACCTGCAGATCCCAAACAGACCGACTATCTCAGCACTGTTGTTCTTCATCGCAAAGGTGACTTTATTCTTCCTGTCAGCGCGGAAGTGATCTTCGACAACGGCCTGCATTCACAACTCTGGTGGGATGGATCTGACCGCTGGCAGAAGTTCACCTTCAAACAACGGGGCGCCAAGGTGGTCTCCGTGGAGATTGATCCGAACCACACCGTTCTACTCGATAAAGACCGGTTCAACAACAGCTACCAGGTCACGCCGCATGGCACAGCAGCACGCAAGCTGACAGCCATCATCCTCTTCCTCGAACAATGCCTCAGCCAGGTTGCGACATGGATCGTGTGA
- a CDS encoding class I SAM-dependent methyltransferase — MNATPNFDRIARLYRWMEWFSFGPLLHRTRSAWLRELLESRSALVLGDGDGRFTRDLLSANPQMHVHAVDLSAAMLQELRLRCTPYANRLVTTQANALNFVPDAAYDLVATHFFLDCLSTTEVEQLVQTLLLSLTDNARWLVSDFQIPQQGAIRPIAALVTRTLYAAFRLLTGLRANRLPDYASLLQRAGMVCIRRRVFLGGILISELWQRL, encoded by the coding sequence GTGAACGCCACCCCCAACTTCGATCGCATCGCGCGGCTCTACCGCTGGATGGAATGGTTCAGCTTCGGCCCGCTGCTGCATCGCACGCGCAGCGCATGGCTGCGTGAACTTCTCGAAAGCCGTAGCGCTCTTGTTCTGGGCGATGGCGATGGCCGCTTCACACGTGATCTACTCAGCGCGAACCCACAGATGCACGTTCATGCCGTAGACCTCAGCGCGGCCATGCTGCAGGAGCTGCGCCTCCGTTGCACACCGTATGCAAATCGCCTCGTGACCACCCAGGCCAATGCACTGAACTTCGTTCCCGATGCCGCATACGATCTTGTTGCCACACACTTCTTCCTCGACTGCCTCTCTACGACAGAGGTAGAGCAGCTCGTGCAGACCCTACTACTTTCCCTGACAGACAATGCCCGATGGCTGGTCAGCGACTTCCAAATCCCGCAACAAGGCGCCATCCGTCCCATCGCGGCGCTGGTAACCCGCACTCTCTACGCGGCCTTTCGTCTCCTGACCGGTCTCCGCGCCAACCGCCTTCCCGACTATGCCTCTTTGTTACAGCGTGCGGGGATGGTCTGCATCCGAAGACGTGTGTTCCTTGGCGGCATCCTGATCTCGGAGCTATGGCAACGGCTCTGA